A window of Fibrobacter sp. UWB11 contains these coding sequences:
- a CDS encoding TonB-dependent receptor has translation MTACRRSLLDVRVCATVLLASVSSFSEEFIQDLGESSVYGVTSENVKPLQASSSYAEVLPEAWEGRSLSAAEVLASLPGVQYTRQGGVGSFQTVSIRGVSAKNIVVCMDGIPLNDASGGAVDFGSIDLNQIEKIEVYKDRVPAKFGGRGIGGAINFITKGSKPAEAVLKPEEKKSGRVLLSYGSHNTWEASTQLLSRLTDSASVSASLSVRHSDNDYEFKSQNGTPYNPDDDFTDTRRNAEFTEYSGLFKARVLHANGVFSTLNMNFSRSEGGNPGRDDYQTSVAGYKGEFAQTTYRAELPQLLGWLWLELSLTGKYEKATSHSYYQLDHLGYDLPGLQEYGAAGYTLVPEVVANYSGERLEANVRLSMDAAYYEKRGTSSSKWNLMRIATNVSGDVSYDVVKNLSIGGEASASIVKDEVHGGKFVQPTTAKSLKTENVRNVSWTSRGFVRYDAPNSRYGGNLSFGRFARMPQLMEVYGVYPGMLSNPDLKDESALRFEIGGYYMIPKSNTAIRATYFETHVDNGIYWLVSGGFSKPVNIGESHVRGLEAELESKPKKWLSVILRATFQDAEDRSDEKYYYGKQIPNEPARSYYAEARFDLPYHLDLTWTSEYRTEIFDDRANRIKQPAVDLHHVSLGYAPFEKTRLVFALRNLTNETYRNPYISYPTPGREYKLTLTQGF, from the coding sequence TTGACTGCGTGCAGACGCAGCCTTTTAGACGTTCGCGTGTGCGCGACCGTACTGCTTGCGAGCGTTTCTAGTTTTTCCGAAGAGTTTATTCAGGATTTAGGGGAATCGTCTGTTTACGGAGTAACGTCCGAAAACGTAAAGCCTTTACAGGCATCTTCAAGCTATGCCGAAGTCTTGCCCGAAGCTTGGGAAGGTCGTTCGCTTTCGGCCGCTGAAGTCTTGGCGTCTTTGCCGGGCGTGCAATATACGCGACAGGGTGGTGTTGGGAGTTTCCAGACCGTGAGTATTCGCGGAGTTTCGGCAAAGAACATTGTCGTTTGCATGGATGGCATCCCGCTGAACGATGCGTCGGGCGGTGCGGTTGATTTTGGCTCGATTGATTTGAACCAGATTGAAAAGATTGAAGTCTACAAGGATCGTGTGCCGGCAAAGTTTGGTGGTCGCGGCATTGGCGGTGCCATCAACTTTATCACGAAAGGTTCGAAGCCTGCCGAAGCCGTGCTCAAGCCGGAAGAAAAAAAATCGGGTCGTGTGCTTTTAAGCTATGGTAGCCATAATACGTGGGAAGCTTCGACACAGTTGCTCTCGCGCTTGACGGATAGCGCATCGGTGAGCGCGTCTTTGTCGGTGCGCCATAGCGATAACGATTACGAATTTAAAAGTCAAAATGGAACGCCGTACAATCCCGATGACGATTTTACGGATACGCGTCGCAATGCGGAGTTTACAGAATATTCGGGGCTTTTCAAGGCTCGCGTTTTGCATGCAAATGGTGTGTTCTCGACATTGAATATGAATTTTAGTCGCTCGGAAGGTGGTAACCCTGGACGCGATGATTACCAGACGTCTGTGGCTGGGTATAAGGGCGAGTTTGCACAGACAACATATCGTGCTGAACTTCCGCAGTTGCTCGGTTGGCTTTGGCTGGAACTTTCGCTGACGGGAAAATATGAAAAGGCGACTTCGCATTCGTATTATCAGTTAGATCACTTGGGTTATGATTTACCAGGCTTGCAGGAATATGGCGCTGCAGGTTACACTTTGGTTCCAGAAGTTGTTGCGAATTATTCTGGTGAACGCCTTGAGGCCAATGTGCGTTTGTCGATGGACGCGGCCTATTATGAAAAACGTGGAACCTCGTCGAGTAAATGGAACTTGATGCGTATTGCGACAAATGTCTCTGGCGATGTGTCCTATGATGTTGTTAAGAATCTTTCTATCGGTGGTGAAGCGTCTGCGTCGATTGTCAAGGACGAGGTGCATGGTGGAAAGTTTGTGCAACCGACGACAGCGAAGTCGCTGAAAACGGAAAATGTGCGAAACGTTTCTTGGACAAGCCGCGGCTTTGTACGTTATGACGCACCGAATTCTCGGTATGGAGGCAATTTGAGCTTTGGCCGTTTTGCTCGCATGCCGCAACTGATGGAAGTTTACGGTGTCTATCCGGGAATGCTCTCGAATCCGGATTTGAAAGATGAATCGGCGCTGCGTTTTGAAATTGGTGGCTATTACATGATTCCGAAAAGCAATACTGCCATTCGAGCAACATATTTCGAAACACATGTGGATAATGGAATTTATTGGCTGGTGAGTGGAGGATTTTCGAAACCGGTCAATATAGGTGAATCTCATGTGCGTGGGCTTGAAGCAGAACTTGAAAGCAAACCGAAAAAATGGCTTTCTGTGATTTTGCGTGCAACATTCCAGGATGCTGAAGATCGAAGCGATGAGAAGTATTACTATGGTAAACAAATTCCAAATGAACCCGCGCGTTCGTATTATGCCGAGGCCCGATTTGACTTGCCGTATCATCTTGATTTGACATGGACTTCGGAATATCGCACTGAAATTTTTGATGACCGTGCAAATCGCATCAAGCAACCTGCTGTGGATTTGCATCATGTCTCGCTTGGCTATGCACCTTTTGAAAAAACACGACTTGTTTTTGCTCTCCGGAACTTGACGAATGAAACGTATAGAAACCCGTATATATCATACCCAACTCCGGGGAGAGAGTACAAATTAACATTAACACAGGGGTTTTAA
- a CDS encoding DMT family transporter yields the protein MKKISATFSRGLALWHILAVVTILFWGTSFVSTKVLLNHGFSAVQIFTLRFVVTYLLLLAASHKKFRCENWKHELILFVCGLTGCTLYFWAENTALTLSPSSNVSLIVCTNPLLTMIFAGLIYKSERLCKRQIIGCLVTFVGMVLVVLNGKFILKLSPVGDLLAFSSACMWTIYSLIVRPLNEKYSTLFITRKMFFYGALSSIPAVFIEAGGSVQKALDVPWLNFAEPVVSFNFICLTVFSSLFGYLIWNKVLKQIGTVLASNYIYAIPLVTIITAVIALDEKITAVAIAGAAAIVAGMVLAEWKPRK from the coding sequence ATGAAAAAGATTTCTGCAACATTTTCCCGCGGCCTTGCCCTTTGGCACATTCTCGCTGTCGTGACTATCCTCTTTTGGGGGACGAGCTTCGTGAGCACGAAGGTGCTCTTGAATCACGGCTTTTCGGCGGTGCAGATTTTCACGTTGCGGTTCGTGGTGACGTACTTGTTGCTCCTCGCTGCCTCCCATAAAAAGTTCCGTTGCGAAAACTGGAAGCACGAATTGATTTTGTTTGTGTGCGGGCTCACGGGCTGTACGCTTTACTTTTGGGCCGAAAATACGGCACTGACGCTTTCACCGTCGAGCAATGTGTCGCTGATTGTCTGTACGAATCCGCTACTCACGATGATTTTTGCAGGGCTTATTTACAAGAGCGAACGTCTTTGCAAACGGCAAATTATCGGGTGCCTTGTCACGTTTGTCGGGATGGTGCTTGTGGTGTTGAATGGAAAGTTTATCCTGAAGCTTTCCCCGGTGGGCGACTTGCTGGCGTTTAGCTCGGCGTGCATGTGGACGATTTATTCTTTGATTGTGCGTCCGCTGAATGAAAAGTATTCTACGCTTTTCATAACGCGCAAGATGTTCTTTTATGGGGCGCTTTCGTCAATCCCGGCGGTGTTCATCGAGGCTGGCGGTAGCGTTCAAAAGGCGCTTGATGTTCCGTGGCTAAATTTTGCGGAGCCTGTAGTCTCGTTTAACTTTATTTGCCTTACGGTGTTCTCGTCGCTATTTGGCTACTTGATTTGGAATAAAGTTTTAAAGCAAATCGGGACGGTCCTCGCAAGCAACTACATTTATGCAATTCCGCTCGTGACGATTATTACGGCGGTGATTGCACTTGACGAAAAAATAACAGCCGTCGCGATTGCGGGTGCGGCGGCTATCGTTGCGGGCATGGTGCTCGCGGAATGGAAACCGCGAAAATGA
- a CDS encoding O-acetylhomoserine aminocarboxypropyltransferase/cysteine synthase family protein has translation MSKIETLCIQGGWQPKNGEPRVLPIYQSTTFKYETTNDMADLFDLKASGYFYTRLQNPTNDAVANKIAALEGGVAAMLTSSGQAANFYAVFNICEAGDHFISTSAIYGGTSNLFSVTMKKLGIECTFVDQDASDEEIEKAFRPNTKCFFGETVANPAGKVLDLKRFADIAHKHGVPMIVDNTFPTPILCRPIEFGVDIVTHSTTKYMDGHAMAVGGCIVDSGNFDWEANHDRFKGLTEPDPSYHGLAYTKAFGKGAYITKATAQLMRDFGSIQSPQNAFLLNVGLETLHLRMPRHCENALACAKFLKNHPKVAWVNYAGLEGDKYYELAQKQFKGGLPCGVLTFGIKGGREKSIQFMDSLKMICIVTHVADARSCVLHPASHTHRQLSDEQLIEAGVAPDLIRFSVGIENVEDIVADLTQALDKV, from the coding sequence ATGTCCAAGATCGAAACTCTTTGTATTCAGGGCGGTTGGCAGCCGAAAAACGGCGAACCGCGCGTTCTCCCCATCTACCAGAGCACCACGTTCAAGTACGAAACGACCAATGACATGGCCGACTTGTTCGACCTGAAGGCATCCGGCTACTTCTACACCCGTTTGCAGAACCCGACCAACGACGCTGTTGCCAACAAGATTGCCGCTCTCGAAGGTGGTGTTGCCGCTATGCTCACGAGTTCCGGTCAGGCAGCAAACTTCTACGCAGTCTTCAACATCTGCGAAGCTGGCGACCATTTCATCAGCACTTCTGCTATTTATGGCGGTACGAGCAACCTCTTCTCCGTGACGATGAAGAAGCTCGGCATCGAATGCACATTCGTTGACCAGGATGCCTCTGACGAAGAAATTGAAAAGGCTTTCCGCCCGAACACCAAGTGCTTCTTCGGTGAAACCGTTGCAAACCCGGCCGGCAAGGTGCTTGACCTCAAACGCTTCGCTGACATCGCCCACAAGCACGGCGTTCCGATGATTGTGGATAACACGTTCCCGACCCCGATTCTCTGCCGCCCGATTGAATTCGGCGTGGACATCGTGACCCACTCCACGACCAAGTACATGGATGGCCACGCCATGGCAGTCGGTGGCTGCATCGTCGATAGCGGCAACTTCGACTGGGAAGCAAACCACGACCGTTTCAAGGGCCTCACCGAACCGGATCCGAGCTACCACGGTCTCGCCTATACGAAGGCTTTCGGCAAGGGCGCTTACATCACGAAGGCTACCGCACAGCTCATGCGCGACTTCGGTTCTATCCAGTCTCCGCAGAACGCATTCCTTCTGAACGTCGGTCTCGAAACTTTACACCTCCGCATGCCGCGTCACTGTGAAAACGCTCTCGCCTGCGCCAAGTTCCTCAAGAACCACCCGAAGGTCGCTTGGGTCAACTACGCAGGCCTCGAAGGCGATAAGTACTACGAACTCGCCCAGAAGCAGTTCAAGGGCGGCCTTCCGTGCGGCGTTCTTACGTTCGGCATCAAGGGCGGTCGTGAAAAGTCCATCCAGTTCATGGATAGCCTCAAGATGATTTGCATCGTGACCCACGTGGCCGACGCCCGCAGCTGTGTGCTGCACCCGGCAAGCCACACGCACCGCCAGCTCAGTGACGAACAGCTCATCGAAGCAGGCGTTGCACCGGACCTGATCCGTTTCAGCGTCGGTATCGAAAATGTCGAAGACATCGTCGCCGACCTCACGCAGGCTTTGGACAAGGTCTAA
- a CDS encoding bile acid:sodium symporter family protein has translation MLNLIRAVSRFLSTYTSLFVIACAVIAFFIPTLFGWVHGNTSSIILGIIMLSMGLTITMDDVRNLMKRPGDIFLGAVAQYTIMPLVAFTLTKIFGLDPYLAIGIVLVGCCPGGVSSNVMSFLAKGDVTYSVSMTMASTLLAPLMTPLLVLWLADTSIEVNAVGMFLNILYVTVFPIAIGFTCNYFFGKRAGFKEFQANMPAVSVIGLALIVGGVIVTVRPQLLTNGMGLIALILAVVFLHNGLGYVLGYSVGRLFKFNTAKKRTISIEVGVQNAGMATVLAGAFFANPENLALHPEAALCVVPCAISCAYHSISGTILAGIYAHMDKKKTNA, from the coding sequence ATGCTTAACTTAATAAGGGCTGTCAGCCGCTTTTTATCGACATACACATCGCTTTTCGTCATCGCATGTGCAGTCATCGCGTTTTTCATCCCCACGCTTTTCGGCTGGGTTCACGGCAACACGAGCTCGATTATTCTCGGCATCATCATGCTCAGCATGGGTCTCACCATCACCATGGACGATGTCCGCAACTTGATGAAACGACCCGGTGACATTTTCCTCGGCGCCGTCGCACAGTACACCATCATGCCGCTCGTTGCTTTTACGCTCACAAAGATTTTCGGACTTGATCCGTATTTGGCAATCGGTATTGTCCTTGTCGGTTGCTGCCCGGGCGGTGTTTCAAGCAACGTCATGAGCTTTTTGGCTAAAGGCGACGTGACCTATTCCGTGAGCATGACGATGGCAAGCACACTTCTCGCTCCGCTTATGACTCCGCTTTTGGTCCTTTGGCTTGCCGACACGAGCATCGAAGTAAACGCAGTCGGCATGTTCCTCAACATCCTTTACGTGACCGTCTTCCCGATTGCAATCGGCTTCACTTGCAACTACTTCTTCGGCAAGCGCGCTGGCTTCAAGGAATTCCAGGCAAACATGCCCGCCGTGAGCGTTATCGGCCTTGCGTTAATCGTCGGTGGCGTTATCGTGACCGTGCGTCCGCAGCTCTTAACGAACGGCATGGGGCTTATCGCGCTCATCCTCGCTGTGGTGTTTTTGCATAACGGCCTCGGTTACGTGCTCGGCTACAGCGTCGGTCGTTTGTTCAAATTCAACACCGCCAAGAAGCGCACCATTTCCATTGAAGTCGGCGTGCAGAATGCAGGCATGGCAACAGTCCTCGCCGGCGCATTCTTCGCCAACCCAGAAAATCTCGCACTTCACCCGGAAGCAGCCCTCTGCGTTGTTCCATGCGCCATCAGCTGCGCCTACCATTCCATCAGCGGCACAATCCTCGCCGGCATCTACGCGCACATGGACAAGAAGAAAACCAACGCTTAA
- a CDS encoding putative transporter, with amino-acid sequence MDWLIDLLVKPSVGQQVLVISLTAAIGIMVGKIKVKGVSLGGAGALFVGILLGHIGMRIEPSVLHFMQEFGLILFVYTIGMQVGPGFIDSLKRHGLVLNILAVSIVLLGVLATVLIYFTTSMHDNVPVLIGMLCGAVTNTPSLGAANSALTAAGVDASLTGVGYAVAYPFGVIGIILVMILVRVFFKQKPDTAAAEYQKEIAEQSKEIMSCTLRVDNANLVGCKIKDIPGLISTGAVVTRHARDQVINMPKGDLTLELGDLVHVVGMPEAIEGLEKIIGEKQATPITLQKSNLAVKTILVTNKKILGKSIQQLALNDRFGVTVSRVTRGGFKFTGRLDIRVKFADKLLVVGTPDAITAAAKELGDSLTALDHPEILPAFLGIFLGVIVGSIPVAIPGMPTPLKLGLAGGPLIVAIILSRKRKMGPLNFFMANSANLMLRELGITIFLSCVGLNAGIKFFDVLLNGDGFYYMALSAIITFVPLMTVAIVGKAVFKVNYLSLCGVLAGATTDPPALAFANGLSNSEATNIGYASVYPLTMLLRILSGQVLAILLIS; translated from the coding sequence ATGGATTGGCTTATTGACTTACTCGTTAAACCTTCCGTCGGACAACAAGTTTTGGTTATTTCCCTTACTGCTGCCATTGGTATCATGGTGGGGAAAATCAAAGTTAAAGGCGTTAGCCTTGGAGGAGCTGGTGCTCTGTTCGTGGGAATCCTGCTCGGTCATATCGGAATGCGGATTGAGCCCAGCGTACTCCACTTTATGCAAGAATTTGGTCTTATTTTGTTTGTTTATACAATCGGTATGCAGGTAGGCCCGGGCTTTATAGACTCCCTAAAGCGACACGGGTTGGTGCTCAATATTCTCGCAGTGAGCATTGTCCTTCTGGGCGTACTTGCTACCGTCCTCATCTACTTTACGACGAGTATGCATGACAACGTTCCTGTGTTGATCGGGATGCTTTGCGGCGCTGTGACGAACACTCCTTCGCTGGGTGCTGCAAATTCGGCACTCACGGCTGCGGGTGTAGATGCTTCTTTGACGGGTGTGGGATATGCAGTCGCTTATCCGTTCGGTGTAATCGGTATTATCCTCGTGATGATTCTTGTGCGTGTGTTCTTTAAGCAAAAACCGGACACCGCTGCTGCTGAATACCAGAAGGAAATTGCGGAACAGTCCAAGGAAATCATGTCTTGCACGCTTCGAGTAGATAACGCAAATCTTGTGGGTTGCAAAATCAAGGACATTCCGGGACTTATTTCGACGGGTGCCGTGGTGACGCGCCATGCTCGCGACCAGGTGATCAATATGCCGAAGGGTGACTTGACGCTGGAACTTGGTGACTTGGTGCATGTGGTCGGAATGCCCGAGGCGATTGAGGGCTTGGAAAAGATTATTGGCGAAAAGCAGGCAACACCGATTACGCTCCAGAAGTCGAATTTGGCTGTCAAGACGATTCTCGTGACGAACAAGAAAATTCTTGGAAAGAGCATCCAGCAGCTTGCTTTGAACGACCGTTTCGGTGTGACAGTAAGCCGTGTGACGCGTGGCGGGTTCAAGTTTACGGGGCGCCTCGATATTCGTGTGAAATTTGCGGATAAGTTGTTAGTGGTGGGTACGCCGGATGCGATTACGGCTGCAGCAAAGGAACTGGGTGACTCCCTCACGGCGCTGGACCATCCAGAAATTCTGCCGGCATTCCTTGGTATTTTCCTTGGCGTGATTGTCGGAAGCATTCCGGTGGCGATTCCTGGCATGCCGACTCCGCTCAAGCTCGGCCTTGCTGGCGGTCCGTTGATTGTGGCAATTATCCTTAGCCGTAAGCGTAAGATGGGGCCGCTCAACTTCTTTATGGCGAATAGTGCAAACCTTATGCTGCGCGAGCTTGGCATTACGATTTTCCTCAGCTGTGTGGGTCTCAATGCAGGTATCAAGTTCTTCGATGTTCTTTTGAATGGCGATGGCTTTTACTACATGGCGCTCTCGGCAATCATCACGTTCGTGCCGTTAATGACGGTGGCGATTGTGGGCAAGGCGGTGTTCAAGGTCAATTACCTCTCGCTTTGCGGTGTGCTTGCTGGTGCAACAACGGACCCTCCGGCACTTGCTTTCGCAAACGGACTCAGCAATTCCGAAGCAACAAATATCGGTTACGCATCTGTTTACCCGCTTACGATGTTGCTCAGAATCTTGAGTGGTCAGGTGTTAGCGATATTGCTGATATCTTGA
- a CDS encoding NUDIX domain-containing protein, with product MAEEMIDILNSDGTPAGYARGRTEVHAKGLWHRTVHIWAFDTHGRIVFQLRSHLKENNPNLLDTSCAGHITAGDDSRNAAIRELREEMGVEKRLDDLEYLFEATHENVLNNGTYFDNEYYDTFKIILSDEEAAHLVPQPGEVDDFVWMTPAEFLENYAKNPEKFVDHPKDYAWIRSILNTQK from the coding sequence ATGGCAGAAGAAATGATCGACATTCTGAACAGCGACGGGACTCCAGCAGGATATGCACGCGGTAGAACAGAGGTCCACGCCAAGGGGCTTTGGCACCGCACGGTCCATATTTGGGCATTTGACACCCACGGCAGAATCGTTTTCCAGCTCCGTAGCCACCTCAAGGAAAACAATCCGAACTTGCTCGACACAAGCTGTGCAGGGCACATTACCGCAGGCGATGACAGCCGCAACGCCGCCATTCGTGAACTCCGCGAAGAGATGGGCGTCGAAAAACGTCTGGACGATCTCGAATATCTTTTTGAAGCAACCCACGAGAACGTTCTGAACAACGGAACGTATTTCGACAACGAGTATTACGATACTTTTAAGATTATTTTGTCCGACGAAGAAGCCGCGCATTTAGTTCCGCAACCGGGTGAAGTTGACGATTTCGTTTGGATGACACCGGCCGAATTCCTTGAAAATTACGCTAAAAACCCCGAAAAATTTGTAGACCACCCCAAAGATTATGCTTGGATTCGTTCCATTTTAAATACGCAAAAATAA
- a CDS encoding patatin family protein yields MKYKNTAIVVEGGGLRGAYSGGILDILADKEIKFGGAAGTSAGAIHLCSFLSGQIGRNFRVDTIHSKSPRYMSFRNLLFTGDYFAFDYCYKQIPYKIDPFEFDKFTEQCQETEFHVCMTNVETGLAEYPRITDYRNEDEMNSIRASASLPILSKMVEIHGKKYLDGGVADSIPFECMFKNGFERVVVILTRPLGYRKKINKALPLVKLAYRHYPKFVNAIATRHIRYNQALDKLAKLEAEGKAFIFRPSKLIKISDIESNKKKIAELYELGKQDAHAKMPELLKFLED; encoded by the coding sequence ATGAAGTACAAAAATACAGCCATCGTTGTAGAGGGCGGCGGTTTACGCGGCGCGTATTCCGGTGGCATTCTTGACATTCTTGCAGACAAAGAAATTAAATTTGGAGGTGCAGCCGGCACGTCCGCAGGCGCCATTCATTTGTGCAGTTTTTTATCAGGGCAAATTGGCCGCAACTTTCGCGTCGACACAATTCACTCTAAAAGTCCACGTTACATGAGCTTTAGAAACCTGTTATTCACAGGTGATTACTTTGCGTTCGACTATTGCTACAAACAAATTCCTTACAAGATCGATCCGTTTGAATTTGACAAGTTCACCGAGCAATGCCAAGAGACCGAATTTCATGTTTGCATGACAAACGTGGAAACAGGCCTAGCCGAATACCCACGCATCACCGACTACCGCAACGAAGACGAGATGAACAGCATCCGCGCGTCAGCAAGTCTACCGATTCTGAGCAAAATGGTTGAAATTCACGGGAAAAAATACCTGGACGGAGGTGTTGCCGACAGCATCCCGTTCGAGTGCATGTTCAAGAATGGTTTTGAACGCGTCGTCGTAATCCTTACACGCCCGCTCGGCTACCGCAAAAAAATCAACAAGGCGCTCCCGCTTGTAAAACTCGCCTACCGCCATTACCCGAAATTCGTCAATGCGATTGCCACGCGCCACATCCGCTACAACCAGGCACTGGACAAACTCGCGAAGCTCGAAGCCGAAGGAAAGGCGTTCATCTTCCGCCCGAGCAAGCTCATCAAGATTTCGGATATTGAATCCAACAAGAAGAAAATTGCAGAACTCTACGAGCTTGGGAAACAGGACGCACACGCAAAAATGCCGGAACTGTTGAAATTTTTGGAAGACTAG
- a CDS encoding TIGR02147 family protein: MPEVLDYLEYREYLKDWFVETKKDNPFTSYRYLGQKTGVDPAWLVRVFQKEGHLNESTLPVFIRICGLDDRRAEYFKTLYRFNKTKAKQTLSELYYKLLELRSLETRVLSEPELAYFGSWACAALRALIGITKDTSDIASLGKHLNPPISQDDARNALGILKQLGLVVPDGTGGWNITDQIISTGGEVKSSAVRSFHRHTMELAQESLDRHKPEERDISSVVFTADESDLPEIKHKIEEFRRGLLQFARKSERADRVYALNIAMYPLSDKVADPATGPTSPENNGGAK; this comes from the coding sequence ATGCCCGAAGTATTAGACTATCTGGAATACCGCGAGTACCTGAAGGACTGGTTTGTCGAGACTAAAAAAGACAACCCGTTCACCTCGTACCGCTATCTCGGCCAGAAAACCGGCGTGGATCCGGCCTGGCTTGTCCGCGTTTTCCAAAAAGAAGGCCACCTGAACGAGAGCACGCTGCCCGTGTTCATCAGAATTTGCGGCCTCGACGACAGACGGGCAGAGTATTTCAAGACACTTTACAGGTTCAACAAGACCAAGGCAAAGCAGACGCTTTCCGAGCTTTACTACAAGCTTTTGGAACTCCGCTCGCTTGAAACACGCGTGCTTTCTGAACCGGAACTCGCGTATTTTGGCAGCTGGGCATGTGCAGCGCTCCGCGCCCTCATCGGCATTACGAAGGACACGAGCGACATCGCAAGCCTCGGCAAGCACTTGAACCCGCCTATTTCGCAGGATGATGCCCGTAATGCGCTCGGCATCTTGAAGCAACTTGGGCTCGTTGTGCCGGACGGCACCGGCGGTTGGAACATCACCGACCAAATTATCAGTACCGGCGGAGAAGTAAAAAGTTCCGCAGTCCGCAGTTTCCACAGACACACGATGGAACTTGCACAGGAATCGCTGGACCGCCACAAGCCCGAAGAACGCGACATTTCGAGCGTGGTATTCACCGCTGATGAATCCGACTTGCCCGAAATCAAGCACAAAATTGAAGAATTTCGCCGCGGACTTTTGCAGTTTGCCCGCAAGAGCGAACGCGCCGACCGCGTTTATGCACTGAATATCGCTATGTACCCCCTCTCCGACAAGGTAGCCGACCCGGCAACAGGCCCTACCTCGCCAGAAAACAACGGAGGTGCAAAATGA
- a CDS encoding carboxypeptidase-like regulatory domain-containing protein translates to MIFKKKLYIKGMDLKQNNNRRMISLIAPLAIGFSLCACGSDNVAGGGPSGTEAGNAITAQILIADAPAANARIKLVEHNSLDGQGYTATTDSNGFVSIEHVAIGNYTMEASLNESALALQIPVDVKDTVSDVALGQQNLQKSVFIGGSIADFIDDTTESLKNMNGFVKFRGLDHSTAITNGKFQVFGLPAGHLNMVFIPAETVDTVKVAVETDAGDSITTLKPKTPEPEKETLVIDDFEDGDFYHNLAKEYTNFMFGGGQWAIMNDPAVVNVDSVPGSFKITPVATYTPFGGSPFTAIIQDDGNGGKEVHCTIEFPDTSVYKQASMIMKVDIGNAGTAYDLSPVDTIAFDTWGQGTVYFAILDITQTDIDPTLGGAAYTIGKAPIELTEEKKKYKFALADILPDEEKRKKVSTIGISFRYNTEIHFDNLEFIGNNLLNIWKRQ, encoded by the coding sequence ATGATTTTCAAAAAGAAATTATATATTAAGGGTATGGACTTGAAGCAGAACAATAACAGACGCATGATTTCGCTGATTGCACCGCTTGCAATCGGGTTTTCACTTTGCGCCTGCGGTTCTGACAATGTTGCTGGTGGCGGCCCGAGCGGCACAGAAGCCGGAAACGCCATAACTGCACAGATCCTTATTGCAGATGCACCGGCCGCCAATGCCCGCATCAAGCTCGTCGAACATAATAGCCTTGACGGTCAAGGCTACACGGCAACCACAGACTCGAACGGTTTTGTCTCTATCGAGCACGTCGCCATCGGCAACTACACGATGGAAGCATCCCTCAACGAATCCGCACTTGCACTCCAGATTCCTGTGGATGTCAAGGACACCGTAAGCGATGTCGCATTGGGCCAGCAGAATCTGCAGAAGTCTGTCTTTATCGGCGGTTCCATTGCCGACTTTATCGACGACACGACTGAAAGCCTGAAGAACATGAACGGTTTTGTCAAGTTCCGTGGTCTCGACCATTCTACCGCCATTACAAACGGCAAGTTCCAGGTATTCGGCCTCCCGGCAGGACACCTGAACATGGTGTTTATCCCGGCTGAAACCGTCGACACGGTAAAAGTCGCTGTCGAAACGGACGCAGGGGATTCCATCACTACGCTCAAGCCGAAAACTCCGGAACCGGAAAAAGAAACTCTCGTCATAGATGATTTCGAAGATGGGGACTTCTACCACAATCTGGCCAAAGAATACACAAATTTCATGTTCGGCGGTGGCCAATGGGCGATAATGAACGATCCAGCGGTAGTAAACGTCGATTCAGTGCCAGGCTCATTCAAAATTACCCCAGTTGCAACATACACCCCGTTCGGCGGTTCTCCTTTTACCGCAATCATTCAAGATGATGGAAACGGAGGCAAGGAAGTCCACTGTACAATAGAATTTCCAGACACATCCGTGTACAAACAGGCCAGCATGATCATGAAAGTGGATATCGGAAATGCGGGCACAGCCTATGACCTAAGCCCGGTCGATACGATCGCTTTTGATACATGGGGTCAGGGTACTGTGTATTTTGCAATACTTGATATCACTCAAACAGATATAGATCCAACACTTGGCGGTGCCGCATATACAATCGGCAAAGCCCCGATTGAACTCACTGAAGAAAAGAAGAAATACAAGTTCGCTCTCGCCGACATTCTCCCCGACGAAGAAAAACGCAAGAAAGTATCGACAATTGGAATTTCATTCCGCTACAATACGGAAATCCATTTTGACAATCTTGAATTCATCGGCAATAACTTGCTGAACATCTGGAAGCGGCAGTAA